The proteins below are encoded in one region of Alkalinema sp. FACHB-956:
- a CDS encoding (2Fe-2S) ferredoxin domain-containing protein yields MPCPSPLPPTEFPRWVHVCQGKSCRKLGAAQVLAAFQAQSTCPVPIVPGSCLGQCGNGPMVVVLPEKTWYCRVSPAEVPAIVDRHLNQGQPIPAMLYPKFHPTHPD; encoded by the coding sequence ATGCCCTGCCCATCCCCCCTGCCCCCCACCGAGTTCCCCCGTTGGGTGCACGTCTGCCAAGGCAAATCCTGCCGCAAACTCGGCGCAGCCCAGGTTCTCGCCGCCTTCCAAGCCCAGTCCACCTGCCCAGTCCCGATCGTCCCCGGCTCCTGCCTCGGACAATGCGGCAACGGGCCAATGGTCGTGGTGTTACCCGAAAAAACTTGGTATTGTCGGGTGAGTCCCGCAGAAGTGCCCGCGATCGTCGATCGTCACCTGAACCAGGGGCAGCCCATCCCAGCCATGCTCTACCCCAAATTCCATCCCACCCATCCTGACTAG
- the uvrC gene encoding excinuclease ABC subunit UvrC, with translation MVTHSRKSLPLIQDPEQLEARLKEIPLEPGVYYMRDASDNILYIGKSKKLRSRLRQYFNGQDTRSRIPTMMRLVTEVEFIVTDTEAEALALEANLIRQHQPHYNVLLKDDKKYPYLCITWSDPYPRIFITRRRQMGNSRDRYYGPYVDTQLLRSTLALVKRIFPLRQRPQPLFKDRPCLNYDIGRCPGVCQGLIQPDDYRKTLQKVAMIFQGRSGELVDTLTEQMEQAAEALNFEHAARLRDQIQGLKELGADQKVALSDDTISRDAIALVADDHHACVQLFQIRAGRLVGRLGYVADARSGEPGAILQRVLEEHFQTVDPVEIPTEILVQHELPEADILAAYLSQAKGRKVSIVHPQRQSKADLLEMVERNAAYELARTQRVVDRNNQAMQDLAEILDLPEWPRRIEGYDISHIQGSDAVASQVVFVDGLPAKQHYRHFKIKNPDVRPGHSDDFASMAEVITRRFRKYANAKARGEQIRRWNESSVLTRQSTSFSDFPDLVMIDGGKGQLSAVVNALREMNLLEEIRVVSLAKQREEIFLPGESLPLVTEAEQPGVQLLRRLRDEAHRFAVTFHRQQRSKRMQRSRLDEVPGLGHYRQKQLLATFRSIDYIREATVEQLAAVPGIGPKMAEQIYEYFHPTQEAEAIS, from the coding sequence ATGGTGACCCATTCCCGGAAAAGCCTCCCCCTCATCCAAGACCCCGAACAATTGGAAGCCCGGTTGAAGGAAATCCCCTTGGAACCGGGCGTGTATTACATGCGGGATGCATCCGACAACATCCTCTACATCGGTAAATCTAAAAAACTACGATCGCGACTCCGACAATATTTCAACGGTCAAGATACCCGATCGCGAATTCCGACCATGATGCGACTGGTCACGGAAGTGGAATTCATCGTAACCGACACCGAAGCCGAAGCCCTAGCGCTGGAAGCCAACCTGATTCGGCAACACCAACCCCACTACAACGTCCTGCTGAAGGACGACAAAAAATATCCCTACCTCTGCATCACCTGGTCAGACCCCTATCCCCGCATTTTTATCACCCGGCGGCGACAGATGGGCAACTCCCGCGATCGCTACTACGGCCCCTACGTAGACACCCAACTCCTGCGCAGTACCTTGGCCCTGGTCAAACGCATTTTCCCCCTGCGACAACGCCCCCAACCGCTGTTTAAAGATCGCCCCTGCTTAAACTATGACATTGGCCGCTGTCCCGGCGTCTGCCAAGGCTTAATCCAACCGGACGACTATCGCAAAACCCTGCAAAAAGTGGCGATGATTTTCCAGGGACGCAGTGGAGAACTGGTCGATACCCTGACCGAGCAAATGGAGCAAGCCGCCGAAGCCCTCAACTTTGAACATGCGGCGCGATTGCGCGATCAAATCCAAGGCTTAAAGGAGTTAGGAGCCGATCAAAAAGTCGCCCTCTCCGACGACACCATCTCCCGCGACGCGATCGCCCTAGTCGCCGATGATCACCATGCCTGCGTGCAGTTATTCCAAATTCGTGCCGGACGGTTGGTAGGGCGGCTGGGCTATGTCGCCGATGCCCGATCGGGGGAACCGGGAGCCATTTTGCAGCGAGTTTTGGAAGAACATTTCCAAACCGTCGATCCCGTGGAAATTCCCACGGAAATTTTGGTGCAGCACGAATTGCCCGAGGCCGACATTCTAGCCGCCTACCTCAGCCAAGCCAAGGGCCGCAAAGTCTCGATCGTCCATCCCCAGCGGCAATCCAAAGCCGACCTCCTGGAAATGGTGGAACGCAACGCCGCCTACGAACTGGCACGGACTCAACGGGTGGTCGATCGTAATAACCAAGCCATGCAGGACTTAGCGGAAATTTTAGATTTACCGGAATGGCCCAGACGCATTGAAGGCTATGACATTTCCCACATTCAAGGTTCCGATGCGGTGGCCTCCCAAGTTGTATTCGTCGATGGATTACCGGCCAAACAACATTACCGTCACTTTAAAATTAAAAATCCCGATGTCCGTCCGGGTCACTCCGATGACTTCGCTAGTATGGCCGAGGTGATTACGCGGCGGTTCCGTAAGTATGCCAACGCCAAAGCTCGGGGAGAACAGATTCGCCGTTGGAACGAGTCCTCAGTCTTAACACGGCAATCCACATCCTTTTCAGATTTTCCCGATTTAGTCATGATCGACGGCGGCAAAGGCCAACTCTCAGCAGTGGTCAATGCCCTGCGGGAGATGAATTTGCTGGAAGAAATTCGCGTTGTCAGTTTAGCCAAGCAACGGGAAGAGATTTTTCTGCCGGGGGAATCCCTACCGTTAGTCACCGAAGCAGAACAGCCGGGGGTGCAATTGCTGCGGCGCTTGCGAGATGAAGCCCACCGCTTTGCCGTCACGTTCCACCGCCAACAACGCAGTAAACGCATGCAACGATCGCGCCTGGATGAAGTGCCGGGACTG